In one Candidatus Planktophila vernalis genomic region, the following are encoded:
- a CDS encoding histidinol-phosphate transaminase: MNWPTWLPLRKDLTPLTPYGAPQVPAQASLNTNENPYSPSPALQKAIADAVMVAAANLNRYPDRDANELRTKLAGYINSTSRVNLTIDNIWAANGSNEIIQSIFLAFGQGSALGFTPSYSMHPLIAKVCGTNWVDGKRNSDFSLNVELAIEQIVQIKPALTFITTPNNPTGGSVSISQIKSLADAVAKVNGLLIVDEAYAEFSTEDSAVTLIAKNPHVVVIRTMSKAFAFAGARVGYMLCDSSVKDAMMLVRLPYHLSALTQAAASVAIDFKDELLGYVSELIRAREAMTAQLHALGLKVVPSSANFILFTGFKAEAPKLWSELLGKGVLIRDVGLPGYLRVTVGNEAENTLFITALKELI, translated from the coding sequence GGTTGCCTCTGCGCAAGGACTTAACTCCTCTTACTCCTTATGGCGCACCACAAGTTCCTGCGCAAGCATCATTGAACACTAATGAGAATCCCTATTCACCTTCACCTGCTCTGCAGAAAGCGATTGCTGATGCTGTGATGGTTGCGGCAGCGAATTTGAATCGTTATCCAGATCGTGATGCCAATGAACTGCGAACTAAGTTGGCTGGATACATCAATTCAACGTCTAGGGTAAATCTCACAATAGATAACATTTGGGCAGCTAATGGCAGTAATGAGATTATTCAATCTATTTTTCTAGCATTCGGTCAGGGGAGTGCACTTGGCTTCACGCCCTCTTATTCAATGCACCCACTCATTGCCAAGGTGTGTGGAACAAATTGGGTGGATGGAAAGCGAAATTCTGATTTCTCACTAAACGTCGAACTTGCTATTGAGCAAATTGTGCAGATTAAGCCAGCATTAACTTTTATCACAACGCCTAACAATCCAACAGGTGGATCTGTTTCAATCTCACAAATTAAGTCACTTGCTGATGCTGTAGCAAAGGTCAATGGTCTACTGATTGTGGATGAGGCATACGCTGAATTTTCAACTGAAGATTCTGCAGTAACACTCATAGCTAAGAATCCTCATGTTGTTGTTATACGGACAATGAGTAAAGCGTTTGCATTTGCAGGAGCACGAGTGGGATACATGCTCTGTGATAGTTCGGTAAAAGATGCCATGATGCTTGTGAGATTGCCGTATCACTTAAGTGCATTGACTCAAGCTGCGGCATCAGTTGCCATAGATTTCAAAGACGAACTACTGGGATATGTCTCTGAGTTGATACGGGCTCGGGAGGCAATGACTGCGCAGTTACACGCACTCGGGCTCAAGGTTGTCCCGAGCAGCGCCAACTTCATCTTGTTTACAGGATTTAAGGCCGAAGCCCCTAAACTTTGGAGTGAACTACTCGGTAAAGGCGTCCTAATTCGAGATGTCGGACTACCAGGGTATTTGCGAGTAACTGTCGGCAATGAAGCCGAAAACACATTATTTATAACTGCATTAAAAGAACTCATCTAA